In Balaenoptera acutorostrata chromosome 19, mBalAcu1.1, whole genome shotgun sequence, the following proteins share a genomic window:
- the CCDC61 gene encoding centrosomal protein CCDC61 isoform X2, with protein sequence MEDAVTLAMDQPAGLQVDYVFRGVEHAVRVMVSGQVLELEVEDRMTADQWRAEFDASFIEDLTHKTGNFKQFNIFCNMLESALTQSSESVTLDLLTYTDLESLRNRKMGGRPGPLASRSAQLNSKRYLILIYSVEFDRIHYPLPLPYQGKPDPVVLRGIIRSLKEELSRLRGLDGQDTRDSRETEIWHLREQVSRLAAEKRELEAQLGRSHEEALAGRAARQEVEALRGLVRGLELELRQERGLGHRGSGRRSQDCRRLAKELEEVKASERSLRARLKTLNTELAMYKRGRRTTPVVPPSAREDRASTSRERSTSRGRGAARSSSRESDRGGRGQGRPARPSPSPTGGRVPRFDPTAFVKAKEKKQRAIKMKQQQQRSRLGSGGSGDGPSVSWSRQTRPPAAVTGRGDAANRSRNRSSSVDSFRSRYSSASSCSEFEDFSESLPRGVRRRGKPPSPTTWSGSNTQKPSPLERGRHQRRLADSGGWVPIKEYSSDHQAADMAEIDARLKALQEYMNRLDMRS encoded by the exons ATGGAGGATGCAG TGACACTGGCCATGGACCAGCCAGCTGGCCTGCAGGTGGACTACGTCTTCCGGGGTGTGGAGCATGCCGTGCGGGTGATGGTGTCTGGGCAGGTGCTAGAGCTGGAGGTGGAGGACCGGATGACGGCCGACCAGTGGCGGGCCGAGTTCGATGCCAGCT TCATCGAAGATTTGACTCACAAGACAGGGAACTTCAAACAGTTCAACATCTTCTGTAACATGCTGGAGTCGGCCCTCACCCAG AGCAGTGAGTCGGTTACCCTTGACCTGCTGACCTACACAGATCTGGAGTCCCTGCGGAACCGAAAGATGGGGGGCCGCCCAGGCCCCTTGGCCTCGAGATCGGCCCAGCTCAACTCCAAGCGCTACCTGATCCTCATCTACTCTGTGGAGTTTGACAG GATTCACTACCCGCTGCCCCTCCCGTACCAGGGCAAACCAGACCCTGTGGTCCTGCGGGGCATCATTCGCTCACTAAAGGAGGAGCTGAGCCGCCTTCGAGGGCTGGATGGCCAGGACACTCGGGACAGCCGGGAAACTGAGATCTGGCATCTGCGGGAGCA gGTGTCGCGCTTGGCGGCTGAGAAGCGCGAGCTGGAGGCCCAGCTGGGCAGATCGCACGAGGAGGCGCTGGCCGGGCGGGCGGCGCGCCAGGAGGTCGAGGCGCTGCGCGGGCTCGTGCGCGGCCTGGAGCTGGAGCTGCGGCAGGAGCGCGGCCTCGGGCACCGCGGGTCCGGCCGCCGAAGCCAGGATTGCCGCCGCCTGGCCAAGGAG CTAGAGGAGGTGAAGGCATCGGAGCGGAGCCTGCGTGCCCGGCTGAAGACGCTGAACACTGAGCTGGCCATGTACAAGAGGGG GAGACGGACTACACCGGTGGTGCCGCCCTCGGCCCGGGAAGATCGGGCTTCGACGTCTCGGGAGCGCTCCACGTCGCGTGGCCGTGGCGCTGCCCGCTCCTCATCCCGGGAGAGCGACCGCGGGGGCCGGGGTCAAGGCCGCCCTGCCCGCCCCTCGCCCTCGCCCACAG GTGGTCGCGTGCCCCGTTTTGACCCAACAGCCTTTGTGAAAGCCAAGGAGAAGAAGCAGAGAGCAATCAAGATGAA gcagcagcagcagcgaagCCGATTGGGCAGCGGAGGAAGCGGGGACGGTCCATCCGTCTCCTGGTCTCGCCAGACTCGGCCCCCCGCAGCCGTGACCGGTCGAGGAGACGCGGCTAACCGCTCCCGAAACCGCAGCTCCTCGG tGGACAGTTTCCGCAGCCGCTACTCGTCCGCCAGCTCCTGCAGCGAGTTCGAGGATTTCTCTGAATCCCTCCCTAGAGG CGTTCGTCGCCGGGGGAAGCCGCCCAGCCCCACCACCTGGAGTGGGTCCAATACG CAGAAGCCTAGCCCCCTGGAACGCGGCCGCCATCAGAGACGCCTGGCTGATTCGGGGGGCTGGGTCCCCATCAAAG AGTACAGCTCGGACCACCAGGCAGCTGACATGGCCGAAATCGACGCCCGCCTGAAGGCCTTGCAGGAATACATGAACAGACTGGACATGCGCTCGTGA
- the CCDC61 gene encoding centrosomal protein CCDC61 isoform X1, whose protein sequence is MEDAVTLAMDQPAGLQVDYVFRGVEHAVRVMVSGQVLELEVEDRMTADQWRAEFDASFIEDLTHKTGNFKQFNIFCNMLESALTQSSESVTLDLLTYTDLESLRNRKMGGRPGPLASRSAQLNSKRYLILIYSVEFDRIHYPLPLPYQGKPDPVVLRGIIRSLKEELSRLRGLDGQDTRDSRETEIWHLREQVSRLAAEKRELEAQLGRSHEEALAGRAARQEVEALRGLVRGLELELRQERGLGHRGSGRRSQDCRRLAKELEEVKASERSLRARLKTLNTELAMYKRGRRTTPVVPPSAREDRASTSRERSTSRGRGAARSSSRESDRGGRGQGRPARPSPSPTGGRVPRFDPTAFVKAKEKKQRAIKMKQQQQRSRLGSGGSGDGPSVSWSRQTRPPAAVTGRGDAANRSRNRSSSVDSFRSRYSSASSCSEFEDFSESLPRGVRRRGKPPSPTTWSGSNTQQKPSPLERGRHQRRLADSGGWVPIKEYSSDHQAADMAEIDARLKALQEYMNRLDMRS, encoded by the exons ATGGAGGATGCAG TGACACTGGCCATGGACCAGCCAGCTGGCCTGCAGGTGGACTACGTCTTCCGGGGTGTGGAGCATGCCGTGCGGGTGATGGTGTCTGGGCAGGTGCTAGAGCTGGAGGTGGAGGACCGGATGACGGCCGACCAGTGGCGGGCCGAGTTCGATGCCAGCT TCATCGAAGATTTGACTCACAAGACAGGGAACTTCAAACAGTTCAACATCTTCTGTAACATGCTGGAGTCGGCCCTCACCCAG AGCAGTGAGTCGGTTACCCTTGACCTGCTGACCTACACAGATCTGGAGTCCCTGCGGAACCGAAAGATGGGGGGCCGCCCAGGCCCCTTGGCCTCGAGATCGGCCCAGCTCAACTCCAAGCGCTACCTGATCCTCATCTACTCTGTGGAGTTTGACAG GATTCACTACCCGCTGCCCCTCCCGTACCAGGGCAAACCAGACCCTGTGGTCCTGCGGGGCATCATTCGCTCACTAAAGGAGGAGCTGAGCCGCCTTCGAGGGCTGGATGGCCAGGACACTCGGGACAGCCGGGAAACTGAGATCTGGCATCTGCGGGAGCA gGTGTCGCGCTTGGCGGCTGAGAAGCGCGAGCTGGAGGCCCAGCTGGGCAGATCGCACGAGGAGGCGCTGGCCGGGCGGGCGGCGCGCCAGGAGGTCGAGGCGCTGCGCGGGCTCGTGCGCGGCCTGGAGCTGGAGCTGCGGCAGGAGCGCGGCCTCGGGCACCGCGGGTCCGGCCGCCGAAGCCAGGATTGCCGCCGCCTGGCCAAGGAG CTAGAGGAGGTGAAGGCATCGGAGCGGAGCCTGCGTGCCCGGCTGAAGACGCTGAACACTGAGCTGGCCATGTACAAGAGGGG GAGACGGACTACACCGGTGGTGCCGCCCTCGGCCCGGGAAGATCGGGCTTCGACGTCTCGGGAGCGCTCCACGTCGCGTGGCCGTGGCGCTGCCCGCTCCTCATCCCGGGAGAGCGACCGCGGGGGCCGGGGTCAAGGCCGCCCTGCCCGCCCCTCGCCCTCGCCCACAG GTGGTCGCGTGCCCCGTTTTGACCCAACAGCCTTTGTGAAAGCCAAGGAGAAGAAGCAGAGAGCAATCAAGATGAA gcagcagcagcagcgaagCCGATTGGGCAGCGGAGGAAGCGGGGACGGTCCATCCGTCTCCTGGTCTCGCCAGACTCGGCCCCCCGCAGCCGTGACCGGTCGAGGAGACGCGGCTAACCGCTCCCGAAACCGCAGCTCCTCGG tGGACAGTTTCCGCAGCCGCTACTCGTCCGCCAGCTCCTGCAGCGAGTTCGAGGATTTCTCTGAATCCCTCCCTAGAGG CGTTCGTCGCCGGGGGAAGCCGCCCAGCCCCACCACCTGGAGTGGGTCCAATACG CAGCAGAAGCCTAGCCCCCTGGAACGCGGCCGCCATCAGAGACGCCTGGCTGATTCGGGGGGCTGGGTCCCCATCAAAG AGTACAGCTCGGACCACCAGGCAGCTGACATGGCCGAAATCGACGCCCGCCTGAAGGCCTTGCAGGAATACATGAACAGACTGGACATGCGCTCGTGA
- the CCDC61 gene encoding centrosomal protein CCDC61 isoform X3 produces MDQPAGLQVDYVFRGVEHAVRVMVSGQVLELEVEDRMTADQWRAEFDASFIEDLTHKTGNFKQFNIFCNMLESALTQSSESVTLDLLTYTDLESLRNRKMGGRPGPLASRSAQLNSKRYLILIYSVEFDRIHYPLPLPYQGKPDPVVLRGIIRSLKEELSRLRGLDGQDTRDSRETEIWHLREQVSRLAAEKRELEAQLGRSHEEALAGRAARQEVEALRGLVRGLELELRQERGLGHRGSGRRSQDCRRLAKELEEVKASERSLRARLKTLNTELAMYKRGRRTTPVVPPSAREDRASTSRERSTSRGRGAARSSSRESDRGGRGQGRPARPSPSPTGGRVPRFDPTAFVKAKEKKQRAIKMKQQQQRSRLGSGGSGDGPSVSWSRQTRPPAAVTGRGDAANRSRNRSSSVDSFRSRYSSASSCSEFEDFSESLPRGVRRRGKPPSPTTWSGSNTQQKPSPLERGRHQRRLADSGGWVPIKEYSSDHQAADMAEIDARLKALQEYMNRLDMRS; encoded by the exons ATGGACCAGCCAGCTGGCCTGCAGGTGGACTACGTCTTCCGGGGTGTGGAGCATGCCGTGCGGGTGATGGTGTCTGGGCAGGTGCTAGAGCTGGAGGTGGAGGACCGGATGACGGCCGACCAGTGGCGGGCCGAGTTCGATGCCAGCT TCATCGAAGATTTGACTCACAAGACAGGGAACTTCAAACAGTTCAACATCTTCTGTAACATGCTGGAGTCGGCCCTCACCCAG AGCAGTGAGTCGGTTACCCTTGACCTGCTGACCTACACAGATCTGGAGTCCCTGCGGAACCGAAAGATGGGGGGCCGCCCAGGCCCCTTGGCCTCGAGATCGGCCCAGCTCAACTCCAAGCGCTACCTGATCCTCATCTACTCTGTGGAGTTTGACAG GATTCACTACCCGCTGCCCCTCCCGTACCAGGGCAAACCAGACCCTGTGGTCCTGCGGGGCATCATTCGCTCACTAAAGGAGGAGCTGAGCCGCCTTCGAGGGCTGGATGGCCAGGACACTCGGGACAGCCGGGAAACTGAGATCTGGCATCTGCGGGAGCA gGTGTCGCGCTTGGCGGCTGAGAAGCGCGAGCTGGAGGCCCAGCTGGGCAGATCGCACGAGGAGGCGCTGGCCGGGCGGGCGGCGCGCCAGGAGGTCGAGGCGCTGCGCGGGCTCGTGCGCGGCCTGGAGCTGGAGCTGCGGCAGGAGCGCGGCCTCGGGCACCGCGGGTCCGGCCGCCGAAGCCAGGATTGCCGCCGCCTGGCCAAGGAG CTAGAGGAGGTGAAGGCATCGGAGCGGAGCCTGCGTGCCCGGCTGAAGACGCTGAACACTGAGCTGGCCATGTACAAGAGGGG GAGACGGACTACACCGGTGGTGCCGCCCTCGGCCCGGGAAGATCGGGCTTCGACGTCTCGGGAGCGCTCCACGTCGCGTGGCCGTGGCGCTGCCCGCTCCTCATCCCGGGAGAGCGACCGCGGGGGCCGGGGTCAAGGCCGCCCTGCCCGCCCCTCGCCCTCGCCCACAG GTGGTCGCGTGCCCCGTTTTGACCCAACAGCCTTTGTGAAAGCCAAGGAGAAGAAGCAGAGAGCAATCAAGATGAA gcagcagcagcagcgaagCCGATTGGGCAGCGGAGGAAGCGGGGACGGTCCATCCGTCTCCTGGTCTCGCCAGACTCGGCCCCCCGCAGCCGTGACCGGTCGAGGAGACGCGGCTAACCGCTCCCGAAACCGCAGCTCCTCGG tGGACAGTTTCCGCAGCCGCTACTCGTCCGCCAGCTCCTGCAGCGAGTTCGAGGATTTCTCTGAATCCCTCCCTAGAGG CGTTCGTCGCCGGGGGAAGCCGCCCAGCCCCACCACCTGGAGTGGGTCCAATACG CAGCAGAAGCCTAGCCCCCTGGAACGCGGCCGCCATCAGAGACGCCTGGCTGATTCGGGGGGCTGGGTCCCCATCAAAG AGTACAGCTCGGACCACCAGGCAGCTGACATGGCCGAAATCGACGCCCGCCTGAAGGCCTTGCAGGAATACATGAACAGACTGGACATGCGCTCGTGA
- the CCDC61 gene encoding centrosomal protein CCDC61 isoform X4 — protein MPASSESVTLDLLTYTDLESLRNRKMGGRPGPLASRSAQLNSKRYLILIYSVEFDRIHYPLPLPYQGKPDPVVLRGIIRSLKEELSRLRGLDGQDTRDSRETEIWHLREQVSRLAAEKRELEAQLGRSHEEALAGRAARQEVEALRGLVRGLELELRQERGLGHRGSGRRSQDCRRLAKELEEVKASERSLRARLKTLNTELAMYKRGRRTTPVVPPSAREDRASTSRERSTSRGRGAARSSSRESDRGGRGQGRPARPSPSPTGGRVPRFDPTAFVKAKEKKQRAIKMKQQQQRSRLGSGGSGDGPSVSWSRQTRPPAAVTGRGDAANRSRNRSSSVDSFRSRYSSASSCSEFEDFSESLPRGVRRRGKPPSPTTWSGSNTQQKPSPLERGRHQRRLADSGGWVPIKEYSSDHQAADMAEIDARLKALQEYMNRLDMRS, from the exons ATGCCAGCT AGCAGTGAGTCGGTTACCCTTGACCTGCTGACCTACACAGATCTGGAGTCCCTGCGGAACCGAAAGATGGGGGGCCGCCCAGGCCCCTTGGCCTCGAGATCGGCCCAGCTCAACTCCAAGCGCTACCTGATCCTCATCTACTCTGTGGAGTTTGACAG GATTCACTACCCGCTGCCCCTCCCGTACCAGGGCAAACCAGACCCTGTGGTCCTGCGGGGCATCATTCGCTCACTAAAGGAGGAGCTGAGCCGCCTTCGAGGGCTGGATGGCCAGGACACTCGGGACAGCCGGGAAACTGAGATCTGGCATCTGCGGGAGCA gGTGTCGCGCTTGGCGGCTGAGAAGCGCGAGCTGGAGGCCCAGCTGGGCAGATCGCACGAGGAGGCGCTGGCCGGGCGGGCGGCGCGCCAGGAGGTCGAGGCGCTGCGCGGGCTCGTGCGCGGCCTGGAGCTGGAGCTGCGGCAGGAGCGCGGCCTCGGGCACCGCGGGTCCGGCCGCCGAAGCCAGGATTGCCGCCGCCTGGCCAAGGAG CTAGAGGAGGTGAAGGCATCGGAGCGGAGCCTGCGTGCCCGGCTGAAGACGCTGAACACTGAGCTGGCCATGTACAAGAGGGG GAGACGGACTACACCGGTGGTGCCGCCCTCGGCCCGGGAAGATCGGGCTTCGACGTCTCGGGAGCGCTCCACGTCGCGTGGCCGTGGCGCTGCCCGCTCCTCATCCCGGGAGAGCGACCGCGGGGGCCGGGGTCAAGGCCGCCCTGCCCGCCCCTCGCCCTCGCCCACAG GTGGTCGCGTGCCCCGTTTTGACCCAACAGCCTTTGTGAAAGCCAAGGAGAAGAAGCAGAGAGCAATCAAGATGAA gcagcagcagcagcgaagCCGATTGGGCAGCGGAGGAAGCGGGGACGGTCCATCCGTCTCCTGGTCTCGCCAGACTCGGCCCCCCGCAGCCGTGACCGGTCGAGGAGACGCGGCTAACCGCTCCCGAAACCGCAGCTCCTCGG tGGACAGTTTCCGCAGCCGCTACTCGTCCGCCAGCTCCTGCAGCGAGTTCGAGGATTTCTCTGAATCCCTCCCTAGAGG CGTTCGTCGCCGGGGGAAGCCGCCCAGCCCCACCACCTGGAGTGGGTCCAATACG CAGCAGAAGCCTAGCCCCCTGGAACGCGGCCGCCATCAGAGACGCCTGGCTGATTCGGGGGGCTGGGTCCCCATCAAAG AGTACAGCTCGGACCACCAGGCAGCTGACATGGCCGAAATCGACGCCCGCCTGAAGGCCTTGCAGGAATACATGAACAGACTGGACATGCGCTCGTGA
- the PGLYRP1 gene encoding LOW QUALITY PROTEIN: peptidoglycan recognition protein 1 (The sequence of the model RefSeq protein was modified relative to this genomic sequence to represent the inferred CDS: deleted 1 base in 1 codon; substituted 1 base at 1 genomic stop codon), giving the protein MTRRRALLAWALLAVLGLGAAQEASVSCIPIVPRREWRALASERSQRLRRPVRYAVVSHAAGSACDTPASCLKQVQNVQHYHVRTLGGCDVGYNFLMGEDRLQYEGRGWNTLGAHSGPTWNPIPLGISFMGNYMDRVPPPHAIRAAQSLLAFGVAQGFLTPSYEVKGHRDVXQMLSPGNQLYEIIQQWSHYHRV; this is encoded by the exons ATGACCCGCCGCCGCGCGCTGCTCGCCTGGGCCCTCCTC GCCGTCCTCGGCCTCGGAGCGGCTCAGGAAGCCTCGGTAAGCTGCATCCCCATCGTGCCCCGCAGAGAGTGGAGGGCCCTGGCGTCCGAGCGCAGCCAGCGCCTAAGACGGCCCGTGCGCTACGCGGTGGTGTCGCACGCAGCAGGCAGCGCCTGCGACACCCCGGCCTCTTGCCTGAAGCAGGTCCAGAACGTGCAGCACTACCACGTGCGGACGCTGGGCGGGTGCGACGTGGGCTACAA cttcctgatgggagaagACAGGCTCCAGTATGAGGGCCGGGGCTGGAACACCTTGGGCGCCCACTCAGGTCCCACCTGGAACCCCATACCCCTCGGCATCTCCTTCATGGGTAACTACATGG ATCGGGTGCCCCCGCCCCACGCCATCAGGGCAGCCCAGAGTCTGCTGGCTTTCGGTGTGGCTCAGGGATTCTTGACTCCTAGCTACGAGGTCAAAGGACACCGGGATGTGTAACAGATGCTCTCTCCAGGCAACCAGCTCTACGAAATCATCCAGCAATGGTCACACTACCACCGCGTGTGA